From the Lactobacillus johnsonii genome, the window CAATTGAGGTTGCTATTTTTTGTAGTTCTTCGCGTTTTTGGTTAGCGTTTGGTCCAAAAGAGCCAAAGAGCATTACACAAGCAGGACGCAGCATTTTCCCAGGGAAAGCAAAAGTATCTTTTAAGGCGTCTCCTAGTAGACCCGGAACAGTATTTACATGTTTTAAAATAATACGATTGATGGCAATCATATCTTTTTGAGTTTCTGGAAAATTGTCCCAAAAAGTGAAATTGCTCTTGTTATTGTTTCTTTTTTCGGGAAGTGAATTTTGTAGTGGATGAGTTGAATTTTTTGCCATGATAAATATTTAATTAAAAGGAAAAGTTGCTCCTTTTAATTAATAAATCCTCCCAATCAGTTGAATATCAGCATAAGAGCAGTTAAAATTAAACGGAAATAAAGTCAATGAAGTAAAATTGTTATTTTTTATTTCATTTTCAATTTTGAAGATAGCTTTATTTTTAATTAAAAAAGATCTTATAAGTATAATTCTACACTATCTATTAATATTATTTAAAAGGAGATATAATTTTTTGATGAGTAAATTAGATTCTTCTTTACTTTATTGATAGGAATTGCTAAAATAACATTTTTTTGCTAAGATAAATGCAGTTTAGGAGTGGTTTTATGGCAGTAAAGAAAGCAGCTCTTGCATGTACTGTATGTGGTTCTCGCAATTATTCTATTGCAGCAAGCAAGAATAGAACGCAAAGACTTGAACTTAAGAAGTTTTGCAAGCATTGCGGAAAGCAAACTTTGCACAAGGAAACGAGGTAGGTAAGCAATGTTTAAGTTTATTAAGAGTGTTAACCAAACTATGGCAAAAGTATCATGGCCTACATGGAAACAAAATAGACGTGATACAGGTGTTGTAATCATCAGCTCAATTTTGTTTGGTGCTTACCTTGGTTTGCTAGATTTATTATTTAGCTACTTAACGCAAATGTTCTTATAAAAACAGTATATGTGTTATAATTAAATCAGTTAAAAAAGCCTCCCTCGGAGGTTTTTTTATTTGCATAAAGGTATTATTTTAAGGAGTTTAGAAACATGGTTGAAACCAGCGAAAAGAAATGGTACGTTTTACACACTTATTCTGGCTACGAAGAAAAGGTTAAGAAAGATTTACTTTCTAGAGCCCAATCAATGGGTATGCAAAATTATATCTTTCGAGTAATTGTTCCTGAAGAACAAAAGACTGAAACTGTTCGTGGTAAGAAGCAAGAAGTCGATGAAAAGGTATTTCCAGGTTACGTTTTAGTAGAAATGGTAATGACTGATGAAAGTTGGTATGTTGTCAGAAATACACCAAACGTTACTGGATTTGTTGGCAGTCACGGTGGTGGATCAAAGCCATCTCCTTTATACGATGACGAAATTGAAAGAATTCTTGCTTCTCAAGGCCAACCAGCTAAAGAACCTAAAGTTGACTATGAAGTTGGTGAAACAGTAACTATTATTGATGGTGCATTTAGTGGCATGAGTGGTAAGATTACTAAAATTAACCCAGAAAAAGATAAACTTTATGTTTCTATTGATATGTTCGGCAGAGAAACAAATGCTGAACTTGACTATAACCAAGTAAAAGAATTTGACCAATAATAAAAATTTAATTAGCTATTGTCAATTTAATAAATTGCTGGTAGTATATTAGAGTATCTTTATTATTGTGGGAGGAGAAGAAGGAAAATTCTCCACTATAACCGCATCACGGAATCAAGGAGGTATTGACCGTGGCAAAGAAAGTTATTAACGTAGTTAAACTGCAAATTCCTGCTGGTGCAGCAACTCCTGCACCTCCAGTTGGTCCTGCATTGGGTCAAGCTGGAATCAACATCGTTGGTTTCACTAAGGACTTCAACGCACGTACTGCTGATCAAAAGGGTATGATTATCCCTGTAGTTATTACTGTATATGAAGATCGTTCATTCGAATTCATTACTAAGACTCCACCAGCTGCTGTTCTTTTGAAGAAGGCTGCTAAAGTGGACAAGGGTTCTGGTGAACCTAACACTAAGAAGGTTGCTAAGGTAACTAAGGACCAAGTTAAGGAAATTGCCGAAACCAAGATGAAAGATCTAAACGCTGCAGATATTGAAGCTGCTATGCGCATGATTGAAGGTACTGCTAGAAGCATGGGCTTCACTGTCGAAGACTAGTGTTTTTAGGAACGTCGGATCGTTAATCAAAATTAACGAATCAAGGTGGGAGAGTGTGAGAAGACTCGTTTGACCACATTTTCAGGAGGATTTTTACATGGCAAAGCATGGAAAGAGATATTTAGAAGCAGCTAAAAAAGTTGATTCAACTAAATTTTATTCAGTAGATGAAGCTATGAAGTTAGCAAAAGAAACTTCATACGCAAACTTTGACGCAACTATTGAAGTTGCATATAACTTAAACGTTGACCCTAAGCAAGCAGATCAACAAATTAGAGGTGCATTGGTACTTCCAAACGGTACTGGTAAATCTAAGAAGGTTGTTGTTTTTGCTGAAGGTCCACAAGCTGACCAAGCTAAAGAAGCAGGTGCTGACGAAGTTGGTTCTGATGATTTAGTAGAAAAAGTTCAAAACGGTTACTTAGACTTTGACGTAGTTATTGCTACTCCAATGATGATGGCTAAGGTTGGTCGTTTAGGTCGTATCTTAGGACCTAAGGGCTTAATGCCAAACCCTAAGACTGGTACTGTTACTATGGACGTTGCTAAGGCTGTTGAAAACCAAAAAGCAGGTCAAGTTGAATACCGTGTTGATAAGCAAGGTTTAATCCATGCACCAATCGGTAAGGCTTCATTTGACGCTGAAAAATTAGCACAAAACTTTGATGCATTACGTGACGTTATTCTTCGTGCACGTCCTGCATCCGCTAAGGGTCAATACGTTAAGAGTGTTGCCGTTTCTGCAACCTTTAGCCCTGGTATCCACTTGGATCCATTAAACTTAGACTAATTAATAGTTGTTTAATTAAACGAAAAGACTTCACAATTGTGAAGTCTTTTTTTGTACTAAGGTTGAAAGTGTAGT encodes:
- the rplK gene encoding 50S ribosomal protein L11 encodes the protein MAKKVINVVKLQIPAGAATPAPPVGPALGQAGINIVGFTKDFNARTADQKGMIIPVVITVYEDRSFEFITKTPPAAVLLKKAAKVDKGSGEPNTKKVAKVTKDQVKEIAETKMKDLNAADIEAAMRMIEGTARSMGFTVED
- the rplA gene encoding 50S ribosomal protein L1, producing MAKHGKRYLEAAKKVDSTKFYSVDEAMKLAKETSYANFDATIEVAYNLNVDPKQADQQIRGALVLPNGTGKSKKVVVFAEGPQADQAKEAGADEVGSDDLVEKVQNGYLDFDVVIATPMMMAKVGRLGRILGPKGLMPNPKTGTVTMDVAKAVENQKAGQVEYRVDKQGLIHAPIGKASFDAEKLAQNFDALRDVILRARPASAKGQYVKSVAVSATFSPGIHLDPLNLD
- the nusG gene encoding transcription termination/antitermination protein NusG, translating into MVETSEKKWYVLHTYSGYEEKVKKDLLSRAQSMGMQNYIFRVIVPEEQKTETVRGKKQEVDEKVFPGYVLVEMVMTDESWYVVRNTPNVTGFVGSHGGGSKPSPLYDDEIERILASQGQPAKEPKVDYEVGETVTIIDGAFSGMSGKITKINPEKDKLYVSIDMFGRETNAELDYNQVKEFDQ
- the rpmG gene encoding 50S ribosomal protein L33, giving the protein MAVKKAALACTVCGSRNYSIAASKNRTQRLELKKFCKHCGKQTLHKETR
- the secE gene encoding preprotein translocase subunit SecE — encoded protein: MFKFIKSVNQTMAKVSWPTWKQNRRDTGVVIISSILFGAYLGLLDLLFSYLTQMFL